In Thermococcus sp. JdF3, a genomic segment contains:
- the pcc1 gene encoding KEOPS complex subunit Pcc1: protein MGLQGSDSEAWPIEGVIELAFPDEETARIVHESVLYEHESVPYRRSRIEFLREGNRIVIRFLARDNSALRGTLNSYLRWIKVAMDSLEV, encoded by the coding sequence ATGGGACTACAAGGAAGCGATTCTGAAGCGTGGCCCATCGAAGGAGTGATCGAGCTCGCCTTTCCCGATGAGGAAACCGCGAGAATAGTTCATGAGAGCGTCCTCTACGAGCACGAGAGCGTGCCTTACCGGAGAAGCAGGATAGAGTTCCTCCGCGAGGGGAACAGGATAGTAATCCGCTTTCTCGCCAGGGACAACTCCGCCCTGCGCGGAACGCTGAACTCCTACCTCCGGTGGATAAAGGTGGCTATGGATTCCCTAGAAGTTTAG
- a CDS encoding prefoldin subunit beta, protein MQNIPPQVQAMLGQLESYQQQLQLVIQQKQKVQLELTEAKKALEEIEKVDDGATIYKTVGTLIVKTEKGKAVEELKEKVETLEVRLNALERQEKKLNEKLKELTAQIQSALRPTAG, encoded by the coding sequence ATGCAGAACATTCCACCCCAGGTTCAGGCCATGCTCGGTCAGCTTGAGAGCTACCAGCAGCAGCTCCAGCTCGTCATTCAGCAGAAGCAGAAGGTCCAGCTCGAGCTCACCGAGGCAAAGAAGGCCCTCGAAGAGATCGAGAAGGTCGATGATGGAGCTACCATATACAAGACCGTCGGAACGCTCATCGTCAAGACCGAGAAGGGCAAGGCCGTCGAGGAGCTGAAGGAGAAGGTCGAGACGCTGGAGGTCAGGCTCAACGCCCTCGAAAGGCAGGAGAAGAAGCTCAACGAGAAGCTCAAGGAACTCACCGCCCAGATACAGTCCGCCCTCAGGCCCACCGCGGGCTGA
- a CDS encoding nucleotidyltransferase domain-containing protein — protein sequence MDYRKIAEAFARDAKKLLGKDLVEIILFGSVARGEAGEESDIDLLVIVEGDSWKNQRKLADLVVDYLVKYGVYVSPKVVSVEEFEFMKSINSAFYINLRTEGVTLGQ from the coding sequence ATGGACTACAGGAAGATCGCCGAGGCTTTTGCAAGGGACGCCAAGAAGTTGCTTGGAAAAGACCTCGTGGAGATAATCCTTTTTGGCTCAGTCGCGAGAGGGGAGGCCGGCGAGGAGAGTGATATAGACCTCCTCGTTATCGTTGAAGGTGATTCCTGGAAAAACCAGAGAAAGCTGGCCGATTTGGTGGTTGATTACCTTGTCAAATACGGCGTCTACGTTTCCCCCAAGGTGGTGAGCGTTGAGGAGTTTGAATTTATGAAAAGCATAAACTCCGCGTTCTACATTAACCTGAGGACGGAGGGAGTGACCCTTGGCCAGTGA
- a CDS encoding DUF3194 domain-containing protein translates to MDEGSSGRRVIHIGLPELSEEQLMEIGEIAQETVIKHVFDTLNRSDVKDIEVTMRINRDETLDLEIEVYLEVPVFVRVDVDGLIEEAVEKAYEAVERKLREIAGKG, encoded by the coding sequence ATGGACGAGGGAAGCAGCGGAAGGAGGGTTATCCACATCGGTCTGCCGGAGCTGAGCGAGGAGCAGCTGATGGAGATAGGCGAGATCGCCCAGGAGACGGTGATAAAGCACGTCTTCGACACCCTCAACCGGAGCGACGTGAAGGACATCGAGGTGACGATGAGGATAAACCGCGACGAGACCCTCGACCTTGAGATAGAGGTTTACCTGGAGGTTCCGGTCTTCGTCAGGGTGGACGTCGATGGGCTGATAGAGGAGGCCGTCGAGAAGGCCTACGAGGCAGTTGAGAGGAAGCTGAGGGAGATTGCGGGTAAGGGTTAA